The Thermodesulfobacterium sp. TA1 sequence AGTTGATAGAAGAGGTTTGGTTTAGCTTTAAAGATAAATACCCTCAGGTAGAGTTAAAGTTTTTTACTCAAGGAGAAAATTTTGAAGTAGTGACCGACCCTGATAAAATTAAAGAAATAGTGGTAAATTTAATACAAAACGCCCTTGATGCTGTATTAGAAACCAACCAAGAGAAAAAAGAGGTTAAAATAGAAGTTGAAGATTATGGTGAAAGTTTAAGGGTTAGAGTAGTGGATAACGGTCCAGGTATGGATGAAGATACCTTAAAAAAGGCTTTTGATCCCTTTTTTACTACTAAACCTAAAGGTTCAGGTTTAGGTTTGGCTATAGTAGAAAAACTTTGTGAGGCAATGAAGATAAAAATTAACCTTCAAACCCAAAAAGGGGAAGGAACAAGTATATGGTTAGAAATCCCAAGGTTTTTATCTTAGAGGATGACCTTTCTTTTGCTACCCTTTTAGAAGTTTTGCTTAAGGAAAAGGGTTATCAGGTGGAAACCTGTGAAGACCCTGAGGTTGCTTTGAAAAGGGTGGTTGATTTTAGTCCCGACCTTATCATTACTGACTTAAGGCTTCCTAAAATGAGCGGTATAGAGTTTATCGAAAGAGTAAAGGCACTTTTACCAGATACCCTTTTTTTGGTGATAACGGCTTATGCTACGGTAAGTTCAGCAGTAGAGGCTATGAAAAAAGGGGCGGTAGATTATATTACCAAACCCCTGGGGAGTCCTGAAGAGTTCTTAAGTTTAGTTCAAAACCTTTTATTCAAAAAATCTCAAAAGGAAACCTTCGAAGAAGAGCAGGAAGAACTTCCTCCTTTAGAAATACTTTTTTTAGATATAGAAGATGTATACGAAAAAGTGATAAAAGTGGCTCCTACCGATATTACCGTTACTTTATATGGTGAGACAGGCACCGGAAAATCTTTGATAGCCAGAGTAATCCATCGATTAAGCAAAAGACCAGGTAGGTTTGTAGAGGTAAACTGTGCAGCCATTCCCGAAACTTTGATAGAATCTGAACTTTTTGGGTATGAGAAAGGAGCTTTTACCGGGGCCTTAAAAACCAAACCAGGTAAAATAGAGACAGCTAAGGACGGAACGTTGTTTTTAGACGAAATTTCTGAGATGAACCTTACGGTTCAGGCTAAGTTTTTAACCTTTTTGCAAAATAAAACCTTCGAAAGGTTAGGGGGTCTGGCTCCTATCAAGGCTAACGTCAGGTTTATCACTGCTACCAACCAAGATTTGGTAAAGTTGGTTAAAGAAGGTAAGTTTAGGGAGGACCTTTTTTTTAGAATAAACGTGTTTCCTATCGAGATTAAACCTTTGAGAGAAAGAAAAGAGGCTATCTTGAAAATCGCTGAATATATTATCCAAAAGTTAGCTCAAAGGTTACAAAAAGACCCTTTACCCTTAAGCCAAAGGTTAAAGGAGTTTTTGTTAAACTATCCTTTCCCAGGTAATATAAGAGAACTTGAAAACCTATTAGAAAGAGCTTTTGTGATGGCAACAGGAAAAGAGATAGATTTAGACCAACCTGTTATTCCTTTAAACATAAACCACAAACCTTTAGTAGAAAAAGATATGTCTTCTAAAGAGGTAATAGACCTTAGGTCTTTAGAAAAAAACGCTATCATAGAGGCTTTAAAGAAAACAAAGGGTAACAAAAAGGAAGCAGCTAAACTTTTAGGTATTTCTTTAAGAACTCTTTATTATAAAATAAAAGAATACAACCTTAAAATCGAAGGAGAGTAAGTTTTTACCATCCGCAAAGTTTTCTAAAATTTAGACCTTTCCTTGGACCATAAGGTAGACCTTTCTCATATGCCTTTTTTTGGATTTCAACCCTAAGCCTTTGGATTTCCATTTCTTTTTGTAAAATAGCCTCCCAGTTAGGAGGATTTTGACCCCACAAATTAAGCACTTCAGAAGAAAGTTGCCATTGTTTTTGCCATAAAGGTTGTATTTCTTGGCAAAATTCTTTAACCTTACTCGGATTAACATTAGGAGGATAATATTTACCTCCTACCATACCTTCTTTTTTACCCCAAGATATTCCTGAAATTAACAATCCAAAAAGACTAATAAACCCAAAAACTTTAACTAAAGTTTTCATAAATTACCTCCTCACTTAATCGGTTTACAATATAGCAAAAAAAATGCCTAAAAATTATTTCCAAAAAATTTTATTAAAAGGTTGCGAAAAAAGAGATAGCTTAAATAAATACCAAACTTAAGTTTGCAAAAATTGCAAATTTTGTAAAGTTTTATAAAAATTACAAAATTTATTTTAAGGTTTGAAGGTAAATCCCTTTTAAGGAGTGTTTTCCTGCTTCCTCTATTTTGACTTTTACCAACCTCCCTTTAAGGTTAAGTCTTGGGGCTGAAAAGTTTACTATCACGTTGGTGGTGGTGCGTCCCATAAGTTTATCTTTAGACTTTGAGCTAAAACCTTCTACCAGCACATCTACTTCTTTTCCTACATATTCTTGATAGATTTCTTCAGTAATGGTTTTTTGTAATTTCTGAACCGCCTCAAGCCTTCTTTCTTTTTCCTCTTCAGGTACTTTATCTGTAAAGTTTTTAGCAGCCGTAAACGGACGGTCTGAATACTTAAAAGAAAAAATTTCATGGTATCTTACTATTTTTAGCATCTCTAAGGTTTCTTCAAAGTCTTCTTCTCGTTCTCCTGGAAAACCTACGATGATATCTGTGGTTAGAGCAATGTCAGGAATTAGTGCTTTAAGTTTAGCTACCTTTTCTAAATATTCTTCTTTAGTATATTTACGGTTCATCTTTTTTAACACTCTGTTTGAACCTGCTTGGAGAGGAAGATGGAGATGATGACATATTTTAGGATTTTCAGCCATGGTTTTTATCAAACGGTCTGAAAGGTCTTTAGGATGACTGGTGGTAAACCTTATCCTCCAAAGTCCTTCTATCTGTGAGATAAGGTTTAATAGTTCCGAAAAATCAGGATAACCTGTTTCTTTAAGGCCGTAAGAGTTTACGTTTTGTCCTAAAAGAGTTATCTCTCTTACCCCTAAATCTACCAACCTTTTTATTTCTTCGATAATTTCCTCTGGAGGTCTACTGGTTTCTCTTCCCCTTACATAAGGGACGATACAATAGGAGCAAAAGTTATCACATCCTTGCATGATGGTTACAAAAGCAGTAACTCTTTCCGGGTCCTTTATTAAACTTTCTTCTGGAAGGACCAAAGGAGGTTTAAAATTTGGGTTTAATTCAGTTAATACTATAGGGTTAGGGTTTTTTGGGAGTTGTTCTAATACTTCTTTTATTCGATAAAAACTTTGGGTGCCAAGTGCAAAGTCTATATAAGGAAGTCTGACGAGCAAGTTCTCTCCTTCTTGTTGAGCCACACATCCCATAACCCCTATAAGAAGCTGAGGTTTTTTCTTTTTTAAGGATTTATATCTTCCTACTTCACTATAAACTTTATGTTGAGGTTTTTCTCTTACAGAGCAAGTATTTATTATGATAAGGTCTGCTTCTTCTGGATTGTCAGTAGGTATATATTCATCCTTTAAAAGAAAAAGCACTTTTTCCGTATCGTTTTCGTTCATTTGACAGCCGAAAGTTTTTACATAAACCCTTTTTTTCATAGCAAATTTAATTATAATTCAAAATTAGGGAATTTTAATATTTTTTTAAAAGGTTTTAGAAAATGTTGATGGAAGAAATAACCTCTGTAGCCTTTGAAAAGGCTAAAAAAGAAGTAAAAACAGTTATTTTCCCTGTAGGTTCTGTGGAAGCTCACGGACCTCATCTACCTTTAGCTACTGACCTTTATACTATCTATGAGGTCTGTAAAAAAGTATCTCAGAAAAAGAAGGTACTGATAGCCCCGCCTCTTTACTATGGGCTTTGTAGAAGTACCGGCTCTCTTCCGGGGACAATCAGTCTTACAGGAGAAGTTCTGAAAAAATTGATGTTTAACCTTTTTCATCAGTTTTATCTTGCTGGTTTTAAAAACTTTATGGTTCTTTCTGGGCATGCCGGGGGCACCCACAATGCCTATTTAATAGACGCAGCCGAGTCTTTTATATCAATAGTACCTTATTGCAATTTTTTTGTAGCAGATATTTTTCAGTTGCTTAAACCCTGTTTAAAAGAACTTGGTATCCCAGAAGAAGATTCTCATGCAGGAGAATGGGAAACTTCTCTTATGCTTTATTTAAGACCAGATTTAGTCAAAGAAGGAGGTTTTGAAGACTACCCTAAGTTTCCTAAGTTTAGAATAGTTTCGGACAAAGAAAAATATTGGAGTACTGGAATATGGGGTGATCCAAGAAAAGCTTCTTTAGAAAAGGGGAAACAGATGGTGGACTGGTTGGTACAATTTTTGATAAAAGAAATCGAAAAGATGGAACAGGAACTTGAGGAAAAATGCTTTTTATAGATGGCGCTTACGGAGAAGGAGGAGGTCAAGTTTTAAGGACCGCTTTGTCTCTTTCGGTAATAACCGGAAAGCCTTTTAAGATTTTTAACTTAAGAGCTAATAGACCTAAACCAGGACTTCAACCTCAACATTTAGCCTGTGTAAAAGCTACAGCGCATTTAGCAGAGGCAGAAGTAAAAGGTGATATCTTAGGTTCTCAGGAATTAACCTTTATTCCTAAAAAACTTCCAGAAAGAAGTTGCTATCGGTTTAACATAGGAACAGCCGGTTCTACTTTGCTTTTGTTTCAGACAGTGCTTTATCCCTTAAGTTTAAGTAAAGGAGGAGAGGTTTTAATAGAAGGAGGCACTCATGTGCCTTTTAGCCCCTGTTATCATTACATCAAAGAGGTTTTTTTACCTACAGTAAAACTTTTAGGATTGGAAGGAGACCTTTCCCTTGAGTCCTATGGTTTTTATCCAGCAGGAGGAGGAAGAATAAAGGCTGTGGTTAAGCCCTGGGAAAGATTTTCTTTACCCAAACTACCAGAAAGCTTTATTCCTGGAGAGATTAGCGTTTACAGCATAGTTTCTGAAAGACTACCTTTTCATATCGTTGAAAGGCAACTAAACGGAGCATTAACAGAATTAGAAGGTTTTGAGAAAGTTTCAGTCTATAAAGAAAGAGTAAAGGCTAAATCTGACGGAACCTTTGTGTTTTTAGGGGCTACAGATCAAGAAAAGATCTTACATGCAGGTTTTACTGAGTTAGGTAAAAAGGGCTATCCAGCAGAAGAGGTAGGGAAAAAGGTGGGAAAAGAATGGAAAAATTTTTTGAGCACCAAAGCTCAGTTTGAAGAACATTTAGCAGACCAGGTTTTGATACCTTTAAGCTTAGTCTTTTTAAAAGTTCAACCTTCCGAGTTCTTTGAATTTTCTGTAGCTAAGATTACCAAACATCTTCTTACCCAAGCTTGGTTAATTCCTAAGTTTTTTCCAGAATTAAAAATTATTGTTGAAGGAAAAGAAGGAGAAAAAGGATATGTTAACCTTTACTTGGGATGAAAAAGAAGTAAAGCAATATCTTGTTGATTGTTGGAAAAACAACATAGAACTTAAAAGATACCCTTTAGAAGAATGGGAAAAGGGTTTACAAAACGGAAAAATCGTTTTTTTTGCCTGGAAGGACCAAGGTTTTTTTAGGATGAATAAGGATTTTAAAAACTTTCCTATGGGAACTTTTTTTAACGATAAAGTTTTGGTTAGGGGTTATCCTCAAATTCCTCGAGTTTATGTGTTAAAGACAGGATTGGTAAGATATATGACTTCTGATTTTTATGCTGAGGAAAAGGTAGAAGGATACAACGTAAGACTTTTTAAAATAGGAGACGAAATTTTAGCTTTTACTCGGAGGGGATATGTTTGTCCCTTTGCTACAGACCGTTGGGAAGATTTTTTACCGAACCTTCCTGAATTTTTTGAAAAGCATCCGAATTTGGTGATTTGTGCAGAAGTAGCAGGTCCAGAAAATCCTTTTGTAAGCGAATATCCTGCATATATCAAAGAAGATGTTAATTATTTTGTTTTTGATTTTATGAAAACAGGTAGAGGCGGTTTTCTTACTCAAAAAGAAAAACTAAAACTGCTTGAGATTTATGGCTTTAACTCCCCAGAAATCTATGGCCCTTTTAACCCTACGGAGGATTACGAAAACATAAAAGAACTTATAAGACGTTATCATCAAGAAAAAAGAGAGGGGGTAGTTTTTAAGTCTGAAGACGGAACATGTAGGATTAAATATGTGACCCCATTTTCTAATCTGGAAGATTTGAGGGTAGTTTTTCCCTATTTAGGTGAGATAGATCCACATTTTATTTATCTAAGGTTGATAAGACTTGCTTTAAATCTTTATGAATTTGAAGAATTTAAAGAAGAGGTTTATAATAAATTACCGGCTAACCTGTTTGAGGAGGTTTTACGGTTTTTTAAAAAAAATCAGGTGGTTAGCGAGACCTTTAGGGTAAGGTTTAAGAAAGAAAACAGTTATTTGGCTATGCTTGCTCATTTTAGGGCAGCTAAATTAAACATTGAGGTCAAACAAGTAGTCAGAGAAAAAGGATATTTAAAGGTTGAGTTTGTAAAACTATATCCTAAGTCTACGCAATTTTGGAGGTCTAAACTTGAGGGATGGGGAGAGGTTGACTAACGTGTATTTTCCTATTTTTCTAAATTTAGAAGGGAAACTTTGTGTAGTTATAGGTGGAGGAAAGGTTGGAGAAAGAAAGGTTAGGTCTTTATTAGAGGCTAAAGCATTAATTAAACTTGTTTCTCCTGAGGCAACCCCTGCGCTTCAAAAATTAGCAGAGGAAGGACAGATAATCTGGGAAAGAAGAGGATATCAACCAGGAGACCTTGAAGGAGCCTGGTTGGTGGTAGCCGCTACCAACGATCCTTTAGTCCAGAAATCTATCTACCAAGAAGCAAACGATAAAAGGGTATTTTGTAACATAGTAGATGTGCCTGAGTTTTGCAGTTTTATCGTGCCATCAGTTATTAAAAGAGGAAGTTTAACCATAGCTATCTCTACTTCTGGTGCAAGTCCTGCAGTAGCAAGAAGGATAAGAGAGGGCTTAGAACTCCAGTTTGGCTTAGAATATGAGGTTTATTTAAAACTTATGGAAAATTTAAGAAAACAAATCCTTGGGTTGAATCTTTCTCCTAAAGAAAAAGAGGAAAAACTACATAGGCTTGCTATAGCCCCTATACCTCAATATATAAGAGATGGAGACTTAAACCTTTTGAAGGTGATTATTGAGAAAGAAGGACTTATTTTCCCTTCAGAGTTTTTTGGGTCATAACCTTCCAATAAAGCTTCCATAGTATTTTAAAAGAATGAGTAAAATCTTCTGGGTTTTTTTGAACCCATCGGTCTACAACTTCTAAAGAGAAAAAATTCCCAGTTTCTATTTCTAAGGGATTGGGCTTAGGTATTTTATTGGTAATACCGGTAAAAAGAACTAAACAGTCTGTTTCGTTATTGGTATCCTTAGGGGCAATACGAAGCACTTCTTCTAATTTAGTTCGGATAGAAAGCTCTTCTTTAAGCTCTCTTTGGGCTGTGGTTAAAAAACTTTCTCCTACAAGCACATGTCCCGAAGCAGAAGAAGTCCATAACCCTGGATTTTCCTCTACCATTTTAGATTTTTTTTGGAGATATATTTCTCCTTGCTTGTTAAACAGAAAGATGTGTACTGTTTTATGAAAATAACTTTTTTGATGGATTTCCTCTCGTTTTAAGATGGTAATAGGGTTGCAGTTTTCATCTACAGCCTCCAACAGTTCTCTTCTACGGCTTTCAGGGGTCTCTTTAGGTTTCCTTCCTTTTTTAGATTTTTCATTCATTTTATAATATATACCTTTTTAATTATATTTAAAAGTATAAATATTACAGAAAAATAAAAAAAATAAAGACTTTGTCATTAATTTTTGATAACCAATTTTATAACCTCATCTAAACAAGACACCGGGATAAAGTTGATTTTTTCCCTTAGTTCTTTAGGAATATCTTCTAAGTCTTTTAGATTTTTGGTAGGGATAAGAACGTTTTTAATCCCTTTTCTTAAGGCAGCAAGGCTTTTTTCTTTTATCCCACCTACAGGAAGGACTTTACCTCTAAGGGTTACTTCTCCGGTCATCGCATAGTCCTTAGATATAGGTTTTTGGGTAAGGGCAGAAACCATCGCTACAGCTATGGTGATGCCTGCGCTTGGGCCATCCTTAGGTATGGCTCCAGAGGGAACATGCACATGAATGTCATATTTGGAATAAAATTTGGAGTCAATCCCTAACTCTTTATGTTTAGAACGAATGTAAGACAAGGCTGCTTGGGCGCTTTCTTTCATAACCTCTCCTAAGTGACCCGTAAGGATTAAGTTGCCCTTTCCAGGCATAACCACCGCTTCTACATAAAGAACCTCTCCTCCATTAGGGGTCCAAGCAAGGCCCGTAGCCACTCCTACTTCGTCTTCCTCTTGCTTGAGTTCCTCTATGTATTCAGGAGGGCCTAAAAATTCCACCAAATTATCTTCGGTTATCTCAAAAGGTCCTTTTTCTTTTTCTGCTAGTTTTCTAGCAATCTTCCTACAGATAGCTGCCAGTTTTCTCTCTAATTCGCGAACCCCAGATTCATAAGTATATTCTTCTATAATCTTAAGAATTACTTCATCGGAAATTTTAAGCATGTTTTTCTTAAGTCCATGTTCTTTTAAAAGCTTGGGTAGGATGTGCTTTTTAGCAATTTCTAATTTTTCCTGATAGGTGTATCCTGAAAGATAGATCACCTCCATTCTGTCTAAAAGCACTCTGGGGATAGGTTCTATCATATTGGCTGTAGCAATAAACAGGACCTTAGAGAGGTCAAAGGGTACGTCTAAATAATGGTCTACAAAGTCTTTATTTTGTTCAGGGTCAAGCACTTCTAAAAGAGCGGCTGCAGGGTCTCCGTGAAAATCACTACATAGTTTATCTATCTCATCAAGCAAAAACAAAGGGTTGTTTACTCCGGCTTGTTTTATCCCCTGAATGATACGGCCTGGTAAAGCCCCTACATAGGTTCTTCTATGACCTCTTATTTCTGCTTCGTCTCTTACTCCTCCTAAGGCTACCCTTACAAATTTCCTTCCTAAGGCTTCAGCAATAGATCTACCAAGGCTGGTTTTACCAACTCCAGGTGGTCCTACAAAACAAAGAATGGCGCCTTTAGCCTTGGGATTGATTTTTTTTACTGCTAAAAATTCTATTATCCTATCTTTAACCTTTTCTAAGTTATAGTGATCTTTGTCTAAGACCTTTTTAACATGCTTAAGGTCTAGATTATCTTTAGTAGATTTGTTCCAGGGTAGGTCTATTAACCAATCTAAGTAATTTCTTATAACAGCCGCCTCCGAGGAGTCAGGATGCATGTATTCTAAACGCTTAAGCTGTTTAAATGCCTCTTTTTCTACTTCCTTAGGCATCTTAGCCTTTTTAATTTTTTTCCTTAACTCTTCCAGCTCGTCTTCGATGTCTTCAAACTCCCCCAATTCCCTTTTGATAGCCCTAAGCTGTTCTCTTAAAAAATATTCCCTTTGAGACCTACCGATTTCTTCTTGAGCCTGAGCCTGTATTTTATTTTGAAGAGTAGTAATCTCTATCTCTTGTAAAAGTATTTCCGAAACTTTTCTCAGTCTTTCTATTCCGTCTAAGGTTTCTAAAAGGTCTTGGGCGGTTTTTATCTTTAGTTTAAGATATACGGTGATTAGGTCTGCCAGTCTTCCTGGTTCTTCTATAGAATTAATGACAGTTGAAATCTCAGGATTTAATATTCCTTTTAATACTAAGAGTTTTTCTATGTTTTCTTTAACCGTGCGAATTAAAGCTTCTACCTCAGGAGTGATGATTTCAGGCTCTTTTTCTTTGCAAGGCTCTATCTTAACCTTAAAACAAGGGTCAATTTCTAAAAATTCTTGTATTTCGCATCTTGAAAGCACCTGAACTACTACTTTAAGACGGTTTTCTGAGAGGTTTAGGGTTTTTAGAATAAGACCGATGGTTCCAATTTTATAAAGATCTTCTGGTTTAGGGTTTTCTATACGTGAGTTTTTTTGAGTAGAAAGAACGACTAGCTTGTCTTTAGCTAAAGCTTCTTCTATAGCCTTTAAGGATTTAGGT is a genomic window containing:
- a CDS encoding bifunctional precorrin-2 dehydrogenase/sirohydrochlorin ferrochelatase — translated: MYFPIFLNLEGKLCVVIGGGKVGERKVRSLLEAKALIKLVSPEATPALQKLAEEGQIIWERRGYQPGDLEGAWLVVAATNDPLVQKSIYQEANDKRVFCNIVDVPEFCSFIVPSVIKRGSLTIAISTSGASPAVARRIREGLELQFGLEYEVYLKLMENLRKQILGLNLSPKEKEEKLHRLAIAPIPQYIRDGDLNLLKVIIEKEGLIFPSEFFGS
- a CDS encoding sigma-54 dependent transcriptional regulator is translated as MVRNPKVFILEDDLSFATLLEVLLKEKGYQVETCEDPEVALKRVVDFSPDLIITDLRLPKMSGIEFIERVKALLPDTLFLVITAYATVSSAVEAMKKGAVDYITKPLGSPEEFLSLVQNLLFKKSQKETFEEEQEELPPLEILFLDIEDVYEKVIKVAPTDITVTLYGETGTGKSLIARVIHRLSKRPGRFVEVNCAAIPETLIESELFGYEKGAFTGALKTKPGKIETAKDGTLFLDEISEMNLTVQAKFLTFLQNKTFERLGGLAPIKANVRFITATNQDLVKLVKEGKFREDLFFRINVFPIEIKPLRERKEAILKIAEYIIQKLAQRLQKDPLPLSQRLKEFLLNYPFPGNIRELENLLERAFVMATGKEIDLDQPVIPLNINHKPLVEKDMSSKEVIDLRSLEKNAIIEALKKTKGNKKEAAKLLGISLRTLYYKIKEYNLKIEGE
- the rtcA gene encoding RNA 3'-terminal phosphate cyclase, with product MLFIDGAYGEGGGQVLRTALSLSVITGKPFKIFNLRANRPKPGLQPQHLACVKATAHLAEAEVKGDILGSQELTFIPKKLPERSCYRFNIGTAGSTLLLFQTVLYPLSLSKGGEVLIEGGTHVPFSPCYHYIKEVFLPTVKLLGLEGDLSLESYGFYPAGGGRIKAVVKPWERFSLPKLPESFIPGEISVYSIVSERLPFHIVERQLNGALTELEGFEKVSVYKERVKAKSDGTFVFLGATDQEKILHAGFTELGKKGYPAEEVGKKVGKEWKNFLSTKAQFEEHLADQVLIPLSLVFLKVQPSEFFEFSVAKITKHLLTQAWLIPKFFPELKIIVEGKEGEKGYVNLYLG
- a CDS encoding RNA ligase — encoded protein: MLTFTWDEKEVKQYLVDCWKNNIELKRYPLEEWEKGLQNGKIVFFAWKDQGFFRMNKDFKNFPMGTFFNDKVLVRGYPQIPRVYVLKTGLVRYMTSDFYAEEKVEGYNVRLFKIGDEILAFTRRGYVCPFATDRWEDFLPNLPEFFEKHPNLVICAEVAGPENPFVSEYPAYIKEDVNYFVFDFMKTGRGGFLTQKEKLKLLEIYGFNSPEIYGPFNPTEDYENIKELIRRYHQEKREGVVFKSEDGTCRIKYVTPFSNLEDLRVVFPYLGEIDPHFIYLRLIRLALNLYEFEEFKEEVYNKLPANLFEEVLRFFKKNQVVSETFRVRFKKENSYLAMLAHFRAAKLNIEVKQVVREKGYLKVEFVKLYPKSTQFWRSKLEGWGEVD
- the lon gene encoding endopeptidase La encodes the protein MKEGLEVNFAEVSEGEIIDVPEVLPLMAIRDIVLFPSMVVPLFVGRPKSLKAIEEALAKDKLVVLSTQKNSRIENPKPEDLYKIGTIGLILKTLNLSENRLKVVVQVLSRCEIQEFLEIDPCFKVKIEPCKEKEPEIITPEVEALIRTVKENIEKLLVLKGILNPEISTVINSIEEPGRLADLITVYLKLKIKTAQDLLETLDGIERLRKVSEILLQEIEITTLQNKIQAQAQEEIGRSQREYFLREQLRAIKRELGEFEDIEDELEELRKKIKKAKMPKEVEKEAFKQLKRLEYMHPDSSEAAVIRNYLDWLIDLPWNKSTKDNLDLKHVKKVLDKDHYNLEKVKDRIIEFLAVKKINPKAKGAILCFVGPPGVGKTSLGRSIAEALGRKFVRVALGGVRDEAEIRGHRRTYVGALPGRIIQGIKQAGVNNPLFLLDEIDKLCSDFHGDPAAALLEVLDPEQNKDFVDHYLDVPFDLSKVLFIATANMIEPIPRVLLDRMEVIYLSGYTYQEKLEIAKKHILPKLLKEHGLKKNMLKISDEVILKIIEEYTYESGVRELERKLAAICRKIARKLAEKEKGPFEITEDNLVEFLGPPEYIEELKQEEDEVGVATGLAWTPNGGEVLYVEAVVMPGKGNLILTGHLGEVMKESAQAALSYIRSKHKELGIDSKFYSKYDIHVHVPSGAIPKDGPSAGITIAVAMVSALTQKPISKDYAMTGEVTLRGKVLPVGGIKEKSLAALRKGIKNVLIPTKNLKDLEDIPKELREKINFIPVSCLDEVIKLVIKN
- a CDS encoding NUDIX domain-containing protein, producing the protein MNEKSKKGRKPKETPESRRRELLEAVDENCNPITILKREEIHQKSYFHKTVHIFLFNKQGEIYLQKKSKMVEENPGLWTSSASGHVLVGESFLTTAQRELKEELSIRTKLEEVLRIAPKDTNNETDCLVLFTGITNKIPKPNPLEIETGNFFSLEVVDRWVQKNPEDFTHSFKILWKLYWKVMTQKTLKGK
- the miaB gene encoding tRNA (N6-isopentenyl adenosine(37)-C2)-methylthiotransferase MiaB, whose product is MKKRVYVKTFGCQMNENDTEKVLFLLKDEYIPTDNPEEADLIIINTCSVREKPQHKVYSEVGRYKSLKKKKPQLLIGVMGCVAQQEGENLLVRLPYIDFALGTQSFYRIKEVLEQLPKNPNPIVLTELNPNFKPPLVLPEESLIKDPERVTAFVTIMQGCDNFCSYCIVPYVRGRETSRPPEEIIEEIKRLVDLGVREITLLGQNVNSYGLKETGYPDFSELLNLISQIEGLWRIRFTTSHPKDLSDRLIKTMAENPKICHHLHLPLQAGSNRVLKKMNRKYTKEEYLEKVAKLKALIPDIALTTDIIVGFPGEREEDFEETLEMLKIVRYHEIFSFKYSDRPFTAAKNFTDKVPEEEKERRLEAVQKLQKTITEEIYQEYVGKEVDVLVEGFSSKSKDKLMGRTTTNVIVNFSAPRLNLKGRLVKVKIEEAGKHSLKGIYLQTLK
- a CDS encoding creatininase family protein — its product is MLMEEITSVAFEKAKKEVKTVIFPVGSVEAHGPHLPLATDLYTIYEVCKKVSQKKKVLIAPPLYYGLCRSTGSLPGTISLTGEVLKKLMFNLFHQFYLAGFKNFMVLSGHAGGTHNAYLIDAAESFISIVPYCNFFVADIFQLLKPCLKELGIPEEDSHAGEWETSLMLYLRPDLVKEGGFEDYPKFPKFRIVSDKEKYWSTGIWGDPRKASLEKGKQMVDWLVQFLIKEIEKMEQELEEKCFL